The following are encoded together in the Neomonachus schauinslandi chromosome 15, ASM220157v2, whole genome shotgun sequence genome:
- the CRYBA1 gene encoding beta-crystallin A3, with the protein METQTVQQELETLPTTKMAQTNPMPGSVGPWKITIYDQENFQGKRMEFTSSCPNVSERSFDNVRSLKVECGAWVGYEHTSFCGQQFILERGEYPRWDAWSGSNAYHIERLMSFRPICSANHKESKITIFEKENFIGRQWEICDDYPSLQAMGWFNNEVGSMKIQCGAWVCYQYPGYRGYQYILECDHHGGDYKHWREWGSHAQTSQIQSIRRIQQ; encoded by the exons ATGGAGACCCAGACTGTGCAGCAGGAGCTGG AAACCCTTCCAACCACCAAAATGGCTCAAACCAACCCCATGCCGGGGTCCGTGGGGCCATGGAAG ATAACCATCTACGACCAGGAGAATTTCCAGGGCAAGAGGATGGAGTTCACCAGCTCCTGCCCAAATGTCTCTGAGCGCAGTTTTGATAATGTCCGGTCTCTCAAGGTGGAATGTGGCGC CTGGGTTGGTTATGAGCATACCAGCTTCTGCGGGCAACAGTTTATCCTGGAGAGAGGAGAATACCCTCGCTGGGACGCCTGGAGCGGGAGTAATGCCTACCACATTGAGCGCCTCATGTCCTTCCGCCCCATCTGTTCAGCT AATCATAAGGAGTCTAAGATTACCATCTTTGAGAAGGAAAACTTCATTGGACGCCAGTGGGAGATCTGTGATGACTACCCCTCCTTGCAAGCCATGGGTTGGTTCAACAACGAAGTTGGTTCCATGAAGATACAATGTGGGGC CTGGGTCTGCTACCAGTATCCTGGATACCGTGGTTATCAATATATCTTGGAATGTGACCATCATGGAGGAGACTATAAACACTGGAGAGAGTGGGGTTCTCACGCCCAGACTTCCCAGATTCAATCAATTCGCCGTATCCAACAGTAG